The DNA sequence GAACTCGCGAGCGCCGCCCAATCGATTCTCTCTTGACATCCTCCCCGCGCTAAAGCGCGAGGATTCCTCCGTTGGGGGTTCGTGTATAACCTCAGCGTTGATGTCCCGCCGGTCGACAACGCTGCTGTGGCAGTCATCCACAGCGGGAATGTGTCCGGGTGTGGAGTGTGGACTGGAGAGCTCCCGTCATATTGTACGCCGAAACCATCCACAGCGTACTAGACCCGGTAGCCATCCACAGTCGGCATTCGGTGAACGAACGGAACAACGTTAGCGCAGTTGCTGCATCTAGGTGATTAGTTCGGGATGCTTCGATTGAAGATTGAACAGCCACACAACCACTAAAGATTTGACTTTGGAACGAATTTGATATGATATGAATGTCGCCCGAGCAAGCCCGCTAGACGGTGTCCCCGATAAATTCGACGGTGTTGCTGCGCTTGTTGCTGGTGTAATTCTCGGATGGGGGTTTCTATACGCCATCAAACCAATTCTCGGTACGACCGCTGCGTTAGCGGTTCTATCGATCTACTTGGTTGGACGAACCGCTGATTTCGTGCATATTTCCGTCGTCGTTGTGTCCTGGGTACCCGTCTTCATCGGCCTCTATAGTTCTGGGCTGTTAGGCGGACTCACTGGCGGCGTCCTCGGACTCCTAATCTACGATATCTGGCTTCGAACCAATGCCAGCTAACGCCATGCCCTAGACCACAGCCCCCCTTCGCGTCCTTGAACGACTACAAACGAAACTGCAAATCTTGGGAGATGCCGGGTCCACAATCGGCGCGAGCACAGAACAGGATTGACTTACCGAGTGACCATCGCCTGAACTACTGACAGGTGCCGGGAAGTGATAGGAGAAGGGACAGGAGGCCGATCGCGGCAATTCCTGGAAGAAAAATGCTCGCGACAAAGAGAGGGTCCAGGAATTCAGGTGGTCGCCAGTCGAAGACGAGGACAGCGATCAGGAACGCTGTCGCGGACCAGAGCAACCAGTAGACGGGATTGCGGAGCCGCGAGTCAAAATCCACCGCTTCTCTGACAAACTGGAATACACGACCCATATCAGTTGTTGGCACTCCGGTTTCGTTATTCAGCGACAATCCGATACTATCCCGTAATATACCATTAGTGAAATAGTTGTGCTAAATAATAAAATCATGGTCATTCGCGGACCCGTGAATTAGTCGTTCGCGGAACCTTGGAATCGTACTCTGCAACGGTCAGTACAGGACTCCTACTGCGCACGGGAGTACAGAATTGCGCTCCCATATTGGAGAACTGTCGTTACGAGGAGCGCGACGGCTCTTGTGAGTTCCCCCGCTCCAAGTGAGAACGCCAGTTCATAGACGCCGATGAAGATGCCGGCGGTTAAGAGTCCGGCTCCGACCGTCCAGAGCACTGCGTATGCCGTCGAGTCGGTTCGCGGCCAGTATTCATCGTACACGAAGACGAGAGTGAGGAAACTTATCGCAAGGAGGAACCGCACCTCAAAGGCCTCACCAAGCGGTATCAGGAAGAAGGCGGCAAGTGCGAATGCGACAGCAGTTAGTGAGACTAACAGGTTTTCCGTCAGGCCTTCCCAAAGTCGTTGTGTGCCGGTGGAAGACGCAGATTCGCTCATTAGCCGTTAATACAGTTTGAAAGTATAAACCTGTGTGGGGGTTAGCTGACTGATTGAATTGGTAGATACGCACACCTACTGAGCGGCTGATTCTCTTCCTTCAACGTTGTAAATAAGTCACACATCAAATCACTCCTTCGAGGTTGTGCGCCCTCCTGAAGTGCTGAGTAGCTCGACATCGCCGATAAGTGTTGTTGAGTTGTTGGTTTGTAGAAATCCAAACGCCGAATCTGTGATGAACAACAACTGCCGCAGAAGGTATATTAGTATACGATGTGTGGGACAGTGGTGAGTTTGGGTGTATCGCCCGTTACTCACAGAGACAGACGCCACCTTCCCGGATTTGGCTAACGGAGAATTCGTGGACAGCGGTGGCGAGGTCAGCCATCGCGTCCGCCTGTTCGTTCGTTGGACGGCCGCCGCCGTAGTAGCTATCGGTCCGATTCTCCCCGTACAGCGCCTTCATGGCCTCTGCTGTCTCCTGCTCGAATAACCCGATCTGGTGTGCGCGCTCGTAGCTGAACTCGTGATCGTGGAAATCTTGGAGGGAATCGGTCGTCATCGCGAGCGCGTACGCTTCGATGGAGCGTTCGACAGCGCCGAAGCAGACCTCGATGACCGCGGTGTAGTAGCCGCCCTGCGATTGGAGCGTGCTAGCAACCTCGAGTAGCCGGCACGCCTTCGTCAGCTGTGTCTTCCAGTCGTCGCCGGCACTGATACCGATCTCGAACTCTGCGCGGCCCCGACCGACCATCTCGAAGGCGTCCTGAGCGCGATCCAACGCCTCCAACACGGCCTCTGGGTCAGACCCGTTACTCATCGCTGCCTCTTTCCTCGAGGAGGAGGTTTTCGACGGTCTCGAAGTCGTC is a window from the Halobacterium hubeiense genome containing:
- a CDS encoding DNA-binding protein, which produces MSNGSDPEAVLEALDRAQDAFEMVGRGRAEFEIGISAGDDWKTQLTKACRLLEVASTLQSQGGYYTAVIEVCFGAVERSIEAYALAMTTDSLQDFHDHEFSYERAHQIGLFEQETAEAMKALYGENRTDSYYGGGRPTNEQADAMADLATAVHEFSVSQIREGGVCLCE